A portion of the Trichomycterus rosablanca isolate fTriRos1 chromosome 17, fTriRos1.hap1, whole genome shotgun sequence genome contains these proteins:
- the lyve1a gene encoding lymphatic vessel endothelial hyaluronic acid receptor 1a, producing the protein MAQFGMVLLLLTQSVTSAFIINLTKIKVYPEHGTIYGVSQVSHLDGYAFNASVARDVCHQLGLTIADKSQVKYALDHGFETCKFGWIDEQVAVIPRIQSKANCGKGEVGMVVWRQHLWGKFDVFCFNSTDFEAQESQTTTANSQPTTAGAHSHPTTHSASHGSQFNLQVTSSSPSHSVRPNFLEEKGEAHALGSNSPAKGAGLIASLATIFIFLLVIVIAVWYFRTSRFCVALWNGTQPKKCIETEDRGKQMKDFQSGVENHNMETKNEVTVTINPETEEAGAKSVNTYEH; encoded by the exons ATGGCACAATTTGGGATGGTGTTGCTGCTTTTGACTCAATCTGTCACAtctgcttttattattaatctCACAAAGATTAAAG TCTACCCAGAGCATGGCACTATCTATGGTGTTTCTCAAGTATCCCACTTGGATGGCTATGCATTCAATGCATCTGTTGCAAGAGATGTGTGTCACCAACTGGGTTTGACTATAGCAGACAAGTCGCAGGTGAAATACGCTCTGGATCATGGCTTCGAAACATGCAA GTTTGGCTGGATAGATGAACAAGTTGCTGTAATTCCCCGAATTCAATCCAAAGCAAACTGTGGTAAAGGTGAAGTTGGAATGGTTGTGTGGAGGCAACATCTTTGGGGGAAATTTGATGTGTTCTGCTTTAATTCAACAG ATTTTGAAGCACAAGAGTCTCAAACCACCACTGCAAACAGCCAACCAACCACAGCTGGAGCTCATTCACATCCGACTACTCATTCAGCTTCACACGGCTCGCAGTTTAATCTCCAGGTCACTTCCTCCAGTCCTTCTCACTCAGTCAGGCCAAACTTCCTGGAAGAAAAGGGTGAAGCACATGCTCTTGGCAGCAACAGCCCTGCCAAAGGAG CTGGCTTGATTGCTTCACTCGCAACCATCTTTATCTTCCTGCTGGTCATTGTGATTGCTGTGTGGTACTTCAGAAC GTCCAGGTTCTGTGTGGCACTGTGGAATGGAACGCAGCCAAAGAAATGCATAGAGACTGAGGATCGTGGGAAACAAATGAAGGACTTCCAGTCTGGTGTGGAAAACCACAACATGGAAACCAAAAACGAAGTCACTGTAACTATCAATCCAGAAACAGAGGAAGCTGGTGCTAAATCAGTCAACACCTACGAACACTGA